In Leptodesmis sichuanensis A121, the following are encoded in one genomic region:
- a CDS encoding cupin domain-containing protein, whose amino-acid sequence MTQPPIAATSIPAPMGKTIYPEPYAALLQGRLKRKLGEYFGLTHFGVNLTHLLPGAISALAHRHSKQEEFILVLEGSPTLVLGQEEFILQPGDCYGFKAGTGVAHQLVNRSEGRVTYLEIGDRIEGDEVEYPNDDLKATQLPNGEWALTRKDGSTILNL is encoded by the coding sequence ATGACGCAACCCCCGATCGCGGCAACATCCATTCCAGCACCGATGGGTAAGACGATATATCCAGAACCCTATGCTGCACTTTTGCAAGGGCGATTAAAACGCAAACTGGGCGAGTATTTTGGATTGACTCACTTTGGGGTTAATTTGACCCATCTGCTACCAGGCGCAATTTCTGCGCTGGCACATCGTCACTCGAAGCAGGAGGAATTTATTCTAGTCCTGGAAGGCAGCCCAACGCTGGTGCTGGGTCAAGAGGAATTCATTTTGCAGCCAGGTGATTGCTATGGATTTAAGGCAGGTACAGGTGTAGCTCATCAACTGGTCAATCGGTCTGAAGGCCGTGTGACCTATCTTGAAATTGGCGATCGCATTGAAGGCGATGAGGTTGAATACCCAAATGATGATCTCAAAGCGACGCAGTTGCCGAATGGCGAATGGGCTTTAACCCGCAAAGATGGATCTACAATTCTCAATCTTTAG
- a CDS encoding glycosyltransferase family 2 protein yields the protein MTSSLSTASSKLWATPTLNPNLSIVVPIHNEYENLPRLLEAIAGVLKTAQYSYEIICVDDGSTDGSSQLLKELAQARTDLRAIILRRNYGQTAAMAAGFRFAQGNIIITMDGDLQNDPADIPMLIDKLNEGYDLVSGWRQHRQDATISRKIPSKIANWLIGQVTGVKVHDYGCSLKVYRAELVADMNLYGELHRFLPALAFIEGARITEVPVRHHPRQFGKSKYGIDRTFRVVMDLMTVFFMRKFLTRPMHVFGLLGFLSMLLGVAIGLYLTSLKLSFGESINRPLLTLAVVLLLAGVQLFSFGLLAELLMRTYHESQGRPIYRVREIIEPGSVKNS from the coding sequence ATGACGAGTTCTTTAAGTACTGCATCCAGTAAGTTGTGGGCCACTCCTACCCTCAATCCTAACCTATCGATCGTAGTCCCCATTCACAATGAGTATGAGAACCTGCCCCGCCTACTGGAGGCGATCGCAGGGGTACTCAAAACGGCTCAGTACAGCTACGAAATTATCTGTGTGGATGATGGGTCAACCGATGGTTCTAGCCAACTGCTCAAGGAACTGGCCCAGGCGCGGACGGATTTGCGGGCGATTATTTTGCGTCGTAACTATGGCCAAACCGCCGCAATGGCCGCAGGCTTTCGATTTGCGCAGGGAAACATCATTATCACAATGGATGGGGATTTGCAAAATGATCCGGCTGACATCCCCATGCTGATTGACAAGCTGAATGAAGGCTATGACCTGGTGAGCGGTTGGCGGCAACATCGGCAAGATGCCACGATTAGCCGCAAAATTCCCTCAAAAATTGCTAATTGGTTGATTGGCCAGGTAACGGGAGTCAAAGTGCATGATTATGGCTGCTCCTTAAAGGTGTACCGTGCGGAACTGGTGGCCGACATGAACCTGTACGGTGAGTTGCATCGATTCCTTCCAGCCCTGGCCTTTATTGAAGGAGCACGGATTACAGAAGTGCCAGTCCGTCACCATCCCCGCCAATTCGGCAAGAGCAAATATGGCATCGATCGCACCTTCCGCGTCGTCATGGATCTAATGACTGTATTCTTCATGCGGAAATTTCTTACCCGTCCAATGCACGTCTTCGGGCTGCTGGGATTTTTATCCATGCTGTTGGGCGTGGCGATCGGCCTTTACCTCACGTCCCTCAAGCTGAGTTTTGGTGAAAGTATTAACCGTCCTCTGCTGACTCTGGCCGTTGTGTTGCTGTTGGCGGGAGTTCAGCTATTTAGTTTTGGCCTCCTGGCAGAATTACTGATGCGCACCTACCACGAATCTCAGGGACGGCCCATTTACCGGGTTCGGGAAATTATTGAACCTGGCTCTGTAAAAAATTCATGA